The following coding sequences lie in one Rutidosis leptorrhynchoides isolate AG116_Rl617_1_P2 chromosome 6, CSIRO_AGI_Rlap_v1, whole genome shotgun sequence genomic window:
- the LOC139853791 gene encoding uncharacterized protein: MLEAVASQDLWIWHGFFGMAGANNDINVLNASPLFNSIKGGTAPPSPFDVNGHHYDRGYYLGDGIYLDWAMLVKAPYAPLTNREKNLNGFKKVPEKILSVHLEYYRVDLQCRRGERMIERNPPRRLQRDLRDRDAKVKEIRDRQVHRKLEAYLTQHVWNLSPYFRNASDE, from the exons ATGCTTGAAGCAGTCGCCTCTCAAGATTTGTGGATATGGCATGGATTCTTTGGTATGGCAGGTGCAAACAACGACATTAACGTTTTAAATGCCTCACCGTTGTTCAACAGTATAAAGGGCGGCACTGCTCCTCCTTCACCATTTGATGTAAACGGGCATCACTACGATAGAGGGTATTACCTAGGTGATGGTATATACCTTGATTGGGCTATGTTGGTCAAAGCACCCTATGCTCCACTGACGAACCGCGAAAAAAATTTAAACGGTTTCAAGAAAGTGCCAGAAAAGATATTGAGCGTGCATTTGGAGTATTACAGGGTAGATTTGCAAT GTAGGAGAGGAGAAAGAATGATAGAAAGGAACCCACCACGACGGTTACAAAGGGATTTGAGGGATCGAGATGCAAAGGTTAAGGAAATAAGAGATAGGCAAGTTCACAGAAAGTTAGAGGCATATTTAACCCAGCACGTTTGGAACTTATCCCCTTACTTTCGTAATGCTAGTGATGAGTAG